A stretch of Aureispira sp. CCB-E DNA encodes these proteins:
- a CDS encoding OmpA family protein, which produces MYRFIYTFYFFLIVATINAQSKMPFAVEVAAFAEPVPNGYFGEIEEVYETLDVNYIYRYYIYVPTLETAETKKKEVKAAGFINARIIDFVQLKKDCDALCQYNPPQKTGKKIRPFNPLESNTPSHNNKSNLGFAPNRKSPYNTPASYNATNDIERATNQNILFPYPSSSSSNSPEKFHCIFFDFDKSYIREDAKIELNRLIKLMEKNPTYQVEILAHTDARGTKTYNNALSMRRAVSTQEYLAKRGVKRTKIIKKPFGESSPIALNQLPNGEDTTLGRQLNRRVEFKILDQSGKILNVVDQIRVPEKVQK; this is translated from the coding sequence ATGTATAGATTTATCTACACTTTTTATTTTTTTCTAATTGTTGCAACCATTAACGCACAAAGTAAAATGCCTTTTGCTGTAGAAGTTGCCGCTTTTGCAGAACCTGTCCCCAATGGTTATTTTGGGGAGATCGAAGAGGTTTACGAAACCTTAGATGTCAATTATATTTACCGTTATTACATATATGTGCCTACCTTGGAAACCGCTGAAACCAAGAAAAAGGAAGTCAAAGCTGCAGGATTTATCAATGCTCGTATCATCGATTTTGTTCAACTAAAAAAAGACTGTGATGCTCTTTGCCAATATAATCCTCCTCAAAAGACGGGCAAGAAAATTCGTCCCTTCAATCCTTTAGAAAGCAATACTCCTAGCCATAACAATAAGAGTAATCTAGGCTTCGCTCCTAACCGTAAAAGCCCCTATAATACTCCTGCGTCTTATAATGCTACGAATGATATAGAAAGAGCTACAAATCAAAATATATTATTTCCATATCCTTCTTCTAGCTCTTCCAACTCTCCTGAAAAATTCCATTGTATCTTCTTTGATTTTGACAAATCATATATTCGAGAAGATGCTAAAATAGAGTTGAATCGTTTGATCAAATTAATGGAAAAAAATCCAACCTATCAAGTAGAAATTTTAGCACACACAGATGCTCGCGGCACCAAAACATACAACAATGCATTGTCGATGCGTCGTGCTGTTTCGACACAAGAATATTTGGCAAAACGAGGTGTAAAAAGAACCAAAATTATAAAAAAACCTTTTGGCGAATCTAGCCCAATAGCATTAAATCAGCTTCCAAACGGGGAGGACACCACCTTAGGTCGCCAACTGAATAGACGTGTCGAATTTAAGATATTAGACCAGTCTGGAAAAATCTTAAATGTCGTGGATCAAATTCGAGTACCAGAAAAAGTACAAAAATAA